In the genome of Armatimonadota bacterium, one region contains:
- a CDS encoding proline--tRNA ligase produces MSKDLGITPRAENYADWYNDLVKRADLAENSVVRGCMVIKPHGYAIWELMRDALDGMFKATGHVNACFPLLIPKSFFEKEAEHVEGFAKECAIVTHTRLTGNPDGKGLVPDPAAELEEPYVIRPTSETIIWYSYKNWIQSWRDLPILINQWANVMRWELRPRLFLRTSEFFWQEGHTAHATYDEAEEESLKILDVYRRMAEEWMCVPVVPGLKSDGEKFAGADHTYTIEAMTQDLRAIQAGTSHHLGQNFGKAFDVKYQSKEGREEYVWGTSWGVSTRLIGTMLMAHSDDRGLVCPPRLAPVQVVIVPIGKADDRDRVYEACDRLAGELRSSTWHGSALRVTVDKTDKSPGFKFNEWELKGACVRIELGPRDLDAGVCVVASRLDGEKSTMGLSEATSAVASILDSLQTGLFERAKALREANTKRVDTWEAFKSSFDGEGGGGFVLAHWDGTRETEQRINDETKATIRCIPMSPLDPADGEPGVCVLTGRPSQRRVVWAKAY; encoded by the coding sequence ATGAGCAAGGATCTCGGGATCACTCCCCGGGCGGAGAACTACGCGGATTGGTACAACGACCTGGTCAAGCGGGCCGACCTGGCGGAGAACTCCGTCGTGCGCGGCTGCATGGTCATCAAACCGCACGGTTATGCCATCTGGGAACTCATGCGGGACGCCTTGGACGGCATGTTCAAAGCGACGGGCCACGTCAACGCGTGCTTCCCGCTCCTGATCCCGAAGTCGTTTTTCGAGAAAGAGGCCGAGCACGTCGAGGGATTCGCTAAAGAGTGCGCCATCGTCACTCACACGCGGTTGACCGGCAACCCGGACGGCAAGGGGCTCGTTCCCGATCCCGCTGCCGAGCTCGAAGAACCTTATGTGATCCGGCCGACAAGCGAGACCATCATCTGGTACTCCTATAAGAACTGGATCCAGTCCTGGCGGGACTTGCCCATCCTCATCAACCAGTGGGCGAACGTCATGCGTTGGGAGCTGCGCCCCCGACTGTTCCTTCGGACGTCCGAGTTCTTCTGGCAAGAGGGCCACACGGCACACGCCACCTACGACGAGGCGGAGGAAGAGTCGCTCAAAATCCTTGACGTCTATCGGCGGATGGCCGAAGAGTGGATGTGCGTCCCGGTCGTGCCCGGTCTCAAGAGCGACGGCGAGAAGTTCGCGGGCGCCGATCACACCTACACGATCGAGGCGATGACCCAAGACCTGCGAGCGATCCAAGCTGGGACGTCGCACCATCTGGGACAGAACTTCGGCAAGGCCTTCGACGTAAAGTACCAAAGCAAAGAGGGCCGGGAGGAGTACGTCTGGGGAACGTCGTGGGGCGTATCGACGCGTCTGATCGGTACGATGCTGATGGCCCATAGCGACGACCGGGGGCTCGTTTGCCCGCCCCGCTTGGCCCCTGTCCAGGTCGTGATCGTCCCGATCGGAAAGGCAGACGACCGTGACCGGGTCTATGAGGCCTGCGACCGGCTCGCGGGCGAGCTGAGGTCTTCGACGTGGCACGGGTCCGCTCTTCGTGTCACCGTGGACAAAACCGATAAGTCACCGGGCTTCAAGTTCAATGAATGGGAGCTCAAGGGGGCGTGCGTCCGGATCGAACTCGGGCCGCGCGACCTGGACGCGGGCGTCTGCGTGGTCGCCTCCCGTCTCGATGGCGAAAAGTCGACGATGGGACTCTCGGAAGCGACGAGCGCAGTGGCGTCGATCTTGGACTCGCTCCAAACCGGACTGTTCGAACGCGCCAAAGCCTTGCGTGAGGCGAACACGAAGCGCGTCGACACGTGGGAGGCCTTCAAATCCTCCTTCGACGGCGAAGGTGGCGGAGGCTTCGTCCTCGCCCATTGGGACGGCACGAGGGAAACGGAACAGCGGATCAACGACGAGACGAAGGCCACGATCCGGTGCATTCCGATGTCGCCGCTCGATCCGGCCGACGGCGAACCCGGTGTTTGCGTCCTGACGGGCCGCCCGAGCCAACGTCGCGTCGTCTGGGCGAAAGCTTACTGA
- a CDS encoding FG-GAP repeat protein — translation MIWLLAAALSEPPWRSFGLADPVRVLADGTPIDTEHGHAAPCLADLDRDGKPDLLVGQFEGGKLKVYRNTGTAAAPVFGKPQWFQAGGTTGAVSYG, via the coding sequence ATGATCTGGCTCCTGGCCGCGGCGTTGTCGGAGCCGCCCTGGCGGTCGTTCGGACTCGCGGATCCGGTCAGGGTCCTGGCCGACGGGACTCCGATCGATACCGAACACGGGCACGCCGCACCGTGCTTGGCCGATCTTGACCGCGACGGGAAGCCGGACCTCCTCGTGGGCCAGTTCGAAGGCGGCAAGCTCAAGGTCTACCGGAACACCGGGACGGCGGCCGCCCCCGTGTTCGGAAAGCCGCAGTGGTTCCAAGCAGGCGGCACGACCGGTGCTGTCTCCTATGGGTGA
- a CDS encoding VCBS repeat-containing protein, with product MVSGGYDGPVTVFRGRNDGTFDLGVTMSGPDGKPLAPDSAIAVSLFDWNSDKRPDLFLGSLGGAVYYAPNKGALALGTPVKLTAAGSEIVAPDGGPAVADWDGDKTADLLLGSEDGSVTFYKGVKGTVPTFEKGRAIVPPIVPPGVEDDQKRLDIFDATAGKRPSMRPKPFVGDWNGDGKSDLVVGDFTMLRGTPPKLTEAEAAEHQKFTAEIARLSKILDGLQSKAKSRALKDLGLREGQTLTADQESQLAERSAAILSEDPQFEPTNNALIEVFGNDQKYQPPVDYHGFVYVFLRK from the coding sequence GTGGTGTCCGGAGGTTATGACGGGCCTGTCACGGTTTTCCGCGGCCGGAACGACGGAACGTTCGACCTCGGCGTCACGATGTCTGGCCCGGACGGAAAGCCGCTGGCCCCGGACAGCGCGATCGCCGTGTCCCTCTTCGATTGGAACTCGGACAAGCGTCCCGACCTCTTTCTCGGTTCGCTCGGGGGGGCCGTCTACTACGCGCCGAACAAGGGAGCGCTCGCCTTGGGGACCCCCGTCAAACTGACGGCGGCAGGCAGCGAAATCGTGGCACCGGACGGAGGCCCTGCCGTCGCGGACTGGGACGGGGATAAGACCGCGGACCTCCTTCTGGGTTCGGAAGACGGTTCGGTCACGTTCTATAAGGGCGTCAAAGGCACGGTCCCGACGTTCGAAAAAGGCCGGGCTATCGTGCCTCCCATCGTTCCCCCAGGCGTCGAAGACGATCAAAAGCGGCTCGACATCTTCGATGCGACGGCAGGCAAACGACCTTCCATGAGGCCTAAACCGTTCGTCGGAGACTGGAACGGCGACGGGAAGTCCGACCTCGTCGTCGGCGACTTTACGATGCTGAGGGGCACTCCCCCGAAGTTGACTGAGGCCGAAGCGGCCGAGCATCAGAAGTTCACGGCCGAAATCGCCCGGCTCTCGAAGATCCTTGACGGGCTGCAGTCAAAGGCCAAGTCACGGGCGCTGAAAGACCTCGGACTTCGAGAGGGCCAGACCTTGACCGCAGACCAGGAGTCGCAACTCGCAGAAAGGTCGGCAGCGATCCTGTCCGAAGACCCGCAGTTCGAACCGACCAACAACGCCCTCATCGAAGTCTTCGGCAACGACCAGAAGTACCAGCCTCCCGTGGACTACCACGGGTTCGTTTACGTCTTCCTCCGAAAGTAG